One part of the Cyclobacteriaceae bacterium genome encodes these proteins:
- a CDS encoding SusC/RagA family TonB-linked outer membrane protein: MKKTLLRNKNSLATQVIRGLLIPLLLVIVTSAMAQNVVSGRVTSGEDGAGMPGVNILVKGSSQGTITDVNGEYALTIPSPSSTLVFSFVGFITQEVSVDGRSNVNVVLATDARQLSEVVVTALGVEKDKKAVGYALQSVSGESLTMARETNMVNQLAGKIAGVTVVGSPSGIGGSARVTIRGERSVDLNKNQPLYVIDGVPISNGITGASGRGNLEVDFGNGASFINPDDIETLTVLKGGAATALYGSRAANGVIVITTKSGRGSKGIGVEINSNTTFESVLRLPEYQNVYGQGNGNGGDFAFVNGAGGGLTDGTDESWGPAFTGQNYPQFNSPRSLNGQPIPFRGGDLNAPAGSVITPTPWLNDKDGVKNFFQTGRTITNNVALVGSNKNGDFRLSYTGVDQTGTVPNTDLRRNTVSLSGGYNLTDKFSARAFVSYIESESDNRPSISYGTENIMYLFNCWLPRSVSMEDLKNYWMPGLQGRRQFGWNYNYHDNPFFTVYENTNGQYYDRIVGNMSVKYDFTSWLSLQLRTATDYSSERRQYRRAFSTQRFPFGQYREAKIVTEERNSDFLLTFNKEIVQSLFTLTASVGGNQLRQKSEFLEVNAPQLNLPGIYNLTNFRAPLQTAQTDVAKRINSLYGTAQVGYKNILFLDLTARNDWSSALTLPQAIKDAGIGSEDNAYFYSSAALSAVLSDMIELPQVISFAKLRTSVAQVGNDTDAFTFTQSFNPSDPFGNSQVYGETDRLANFSLKPEISTAYEAGIDLMFFNRRIGLDLTYYQSLTRNQILNIPLSITSGYNSRSINAGEIKNYGVEVMLNTIPVKLNNGFQWNLDINWSANRSKVVSLSDGLDNFVMANRRVTIEARVGERMGDMYGIGFARVQSADPTKPYYDATGQFTGQMVFNSQGRPIATTDRIKLGNYNPDWLAGINNTLSYKNVRLSFLFDVRQGGTVYSETQTVGREGGIIIETLEGRENGYYPQASVQADPQLLNAPAGTYVVGQGVVQNQDGTFRVNDIRVLPRQWHTAWTGGRRIAEGVVYDASFVKLREVQIGYTIPDKVFGKLPFRSVSVALVGRNLALWTKVPHIDPEVMSYTGGTALPGIEFMSIPSSRSYGFNIGLRF; encoded by the coding sequence ATGAAAAAAACTCTACTAAGGAACAAGAATTCTTTAGCAACCCAAGTGATACGGGGATTACTAATACCCTTATTGCTGGTAATCGTAACATCTGCCATGGCGCAGAACGTTGTTTCCGGCCGTGTTACCTCCGGTGAAGACGGAGCGGGCATGCCCGGTGTAAATATTCTGGTGAAAGGTAGTTCGCAAGGAACCATCACCGATGTAAACGGGGAATATGCCTTGACCATTCCATCACCTTCGTCCACGCTGGTCTTTTCATTTGTGGGATTTATCACACAGGAAGTTAGTGTGGATGGCCGATCTAATGTAAATGTTGTTTTGGCCACCGATGCCCGTCAACTTTCAGAAGTGGTGGTAACGGCCCTGGGTGTAGAAAAGGATAAGAAGGCTGTCGGCTATGCCCTGCAGTCGGTTTCGGGCGAGAGCCTGACTATGGCACGTGAAACCAATATGGTTAACCAACTGGCAGGGAAAATTGCCGGAGTTACGGTTGTAGGCAGCCCATCCGGTATTGGTGGTTCAGCGCGGGTAACCATTCGTGGTGAGCGTTCCGTTGATTTGAATAAGAACCAGCCGCTCTATGTAATTGATGGCGTACCGATCAGCAACGGTATAACGGGTGCATCAGGAAGAGGAAATCTTGAGGTTGACTTTGGCAACGGTGCCAGTTTCATCAACCCTGACGATATTGAAACACTCACCGTTTTGAAAGGTGGCGCGGCCACCGCCCTTTACGGTTCGCGTGCAGCTAACGGTGTAATCGTGATCACCACAAAATCGGGCAGGGGAAGCAAAGGGATTGGAGTAGAGATAAACTCAAACACAACATTTGAAAGTGTTTTGCGCTTACCGGAATATCAAAATGTATACGGCCAGGGAAATGGTAACGGTGGTGATTTTGCCTTTGTTAACGGTGCAGGTGGAGGACTAACCGATGGTACAGATGAAAGCTGGGGCCCTGCCTTTACAGGTCAAAATTATCCGCAGTTTAATTCGCCCCGTTCTTTAAATGGTCAGCCTATTCCCTTCCGTGGTGGCGATTTGAATGCACCGGCAGGAAGTGTAATTACACCAACGCCCTGGTTGAACGATAAGGATGGGGTAAAGAACTTCTTCCAAACCGGCCGCACCATTACCAACAATGTGGCCCTGGTGGGCAGCAACAAAAACGGTGACTTTCGCTTGTCCTATACCGGTGTTGACCAAACCGGTACGGTGCCCAATACCGACCTTCGCAGGAATACCGTTTCGCTTAGCGGTGGTTATAACTTAACCGATAAGTTTTCGGCACGCGCTTTTGTGAGTTACATCGAGAGCGAGAGTGACAACCGTCCTTCCATTAGCTACGGTACTGAAAATATCATGTACTTGTTCAATTGCTGGTTGCCCCGCTCTGTGAGCATGGAGGACCTGAAGAATTACTGGATGCCAGGATTGCAAGGGAGGAGACAATTCGGTTGGAACTACAACTACCACGATAATCCCTTTTTCACGGTATATGAAAACACCAATGGCCAATACTACGACCGTATTGTTGGCAACATGTCTGTTAAATATGATTTCACCTCATGGTTAAGCCTTCAATTGCGCACGGCTACCGACTATTCCAGCGAGCGCAGGCAATACAGAAGGGCTTTTAGCACACAGCGTTTTCCGTTTGGCCAGTACCGTGAAGCAAAAATTGTTACCGAAGAGCGTAACTCTGATTTTCTGTTAACCTTCAATAAGGAAATTGTTCAGTCCTTGTTTACCCTCACGGCCTCGGTTGGTGGAAATCAATTGCGCCAAAAGTCAGAATTTCTGGAAGTGAATGCCCCGCAATTAAATCTTCCGGGCATTTACAACCTCACAAATTTCCGTGCCCCGTTACAAACGGCACAAACCGATGTGGCCAAGCGCATCAATAGTTTGTATGGAACAGCGCAGGTAGGGTATAAAAACATTTTATTCCTTGACTTAACGGCACGTAACGATTGGTCCAGTGCACTTACGTTGCCCCAGGCCATTAAAGATGCCGGTATAGGTTCTGAAGATAACGCCTATTTCTATTCATCAGCTGCTTTGAGTGCGGTGCTTTCCGATATGATCGAGCTCCCGCAAGTAATTTCTTTTGCCAAGCTTCGCACCAGTGTTGCACAAGTAGGTAATGATACCGATGCCTTTACGTTCACCCAGTCATTTAATCCCAGCGACCCGTTTGGCAACAGCCAGGTGTATGGCGAAACGGACCGTCTGGCCAATTTTAGTTTAAAACCTGAAATCAGCACGGCTTATGAGGCGGGTATTGACCTGATGTTTTTTAACAGACGGATTGGTTTGGATTTAACCTACTATCAATCGCTTACCCGTAACCAGATCCTGAATATCCCTTTATCGATAACTTCTGGCTACAATAGCCGCTCCATCAATGCCGGTGAGATCAAAAACTATGGTGTGGAAGTAATGCTGAATACCATCCCGGTAAAACTCAACAACGGTTTCCAATGGAATCTCGACATCAACTGGTCGGCTAACCGCAGTAAAGTTGTTTCACTTTCTGACGGCCTCGATAACTTCGTTATGGCCAACCGCAGGGTTACCATTGAGGCACGTGTTGGCGAGCGCATGGGCGATATGTATGGAATAGGCTTTGCCCGTGTGCAGAGTGCTGACCCGACAAAACCCTACTATGATGCCACCGGGCAATTCACCGGTCAAATGGTATTCAACAGCCAAGGCAGGCCCATTGCAACAACTGATCGTATTAAGCTGGGCAACTATAATCCGGATTGGTTGGCAGGTATCAACAACACCCTTTCGTATAAAAATGTACGCTTAAGCTTCCTGTTTGATGTGCGCCAGGGAGGAACCGTTTATTCCGAAACACAAACCGTTGGCCGTGAAGGTGGTATTATTATCGAAACACTTGAAGGAAGGGAAAATGGGTATTATCCCCAGGCTTCTGTTCAGGCCGATCCTCAATTGTTAAATGCACCTGCAGGCACTTATGTAGTAGGCCAGGGCGTTGTGCAAAATCAGGATGGAACATTCCGCGTAAACGATATACGGGTGTTGCCCCGCCAGTGGCACACCGCATGGACCGGTGGCCGCAGGATTGCCGAGGGCGTAGTGTATGATGCTTCATTCGTAAAACTCCGTGAAGTTCAAATCGGGTATACTATACCGGATAAGGTATTTGGTAAACTTCCTTTCCGGAGTGTTTCGGTTGCTTTGGTGGGAAGGAACCTGGCATTATGGACCAAAGTTCCGCATATCGATCCGGAAGTGATGTCATACACGGGTGGTACTGCTTTGCCCGGTATAGAGTTTATGTCCATACCGTCATCGCGCAGCTATGGGTTTAATATTGGTTTAAGATTCTAA
- a CDS encoding SusD/RagB family nutrient-binding outer membrane lipoprotein → MKTLRNFTLIFTLLFVVTSCDKDFEDINTNPNVPTSVTPDLLLSGVIRNTLNNQIGEAWGIGNIVVQHTAKIQFVNEDRYLWNEQNGLWNTVFGNMRNLQAVIDFAERAEPVQNNYLGVALILKSWMFSLATDAYGDIPYSEATKAKQGIYQPKYDTQELIYDGILADLKRANEILGTSSEALAGDLLYGGGAASIIKWRKLANSLRLRYLMRISDRKNVNAEMQAIINDPTGNPVFQSNADNAALKYLASAPNQWPLYTTRVGSFDEFRLSKTLGDYLTSIQDPRLAVFARPTEKSVADGMPKIEGIPNGLEDTEALSYNGGPQNVSRVGLTFACLVCNDSGPAPAPDAARSTIMSYAELQFILAEAREKGMITTGNAETYYLNGINANFDFYESIVPVSYNIDLTLPAGYLTQPEVAYTGSTTDKLRKIGTQKWIALFFNGLEAWFDWRRTNIPALVPAQDNLNDDKIPVRYIYPTIEQSLNGTNRNEAVGRQGSDDLNTRVWWDVN, encoded by the coding sequence ATGAAAACACTTAGAAATTTTACTTTGATCTTCACCCTCTTGTTTGTGGTAACAAGTTGCGATAAAGATTTTGAGGATATCAATACCAATCCTAATGTTCCTACTTCGGTTACACCAGATTTACTATTGTCGGGTGTTATCCGAAACACGCTCAACAACCAAATAGGCGAAGCCTGGGGTATCGGCAATATTGTTGTGCAACACACGGCCAAAATTCAGTTTGTGAATGAAGATCGGTATTTATGGAATGAACAGAACGGGTTGTGGAATACCGTGTTTGGTAATATGCGCAACCTTCAGGCGGTTATAGATTTTGCCGAGCGTGCAGAGCCTGTACAAAACAATTATTTGGGTGTAGCCCTCATTTTAAAATCATGGATGTTTTCGTTGGCTACCGATGCGTATGGAGATATTCCTTACTCAGAAGCTACCAAAGCCAAACAGGGGATTTACCAACCTAAGTACGATACGCAGGAATTAATTTATGACGGGATACTGGCCGACTTAAAACGCGCCAACGAAATTTTAGGAACAAGTTCAGAAGCGTTAGCGGGCGACTTGTTGTACGGTGGGGGCGCTGCTTCCATAATCAAGTGGCGCAAATTGGCAAACTCATTACGCTTGCGTTACCTCATGCGTATTTCAGACCGGAAAAATGTAAATGCCGAAATGCAGGCGATAATTAACGACCCGACTGGTAATCCGGTTTTTCAAAGCAATGCCGACAATGCCGCATTGAAATATCTTGCTTCGGCACCTAATCAGTGGCCGTTGTATACTACACGTGTTGGTTCATTTGATGAGTTCAGGTTAAGCAAAACTTTGGGCGATTACTTAACGTCTATCCAGGATCCACGCCTGGCTGTTTTCGCACGCCCAACTGAAAAATCGGTAGCTGATGGAATGCCTAAAATTGAAGGCATCCCTAACGGACTTGAAGATACTGAGGCGCTTAGCTATAACGGAGGCCCGCAAAATGTTTCACGCGTAGGGTTAACCTTTGCGTGTTTAGTTTGTAACGATAGTGGTCCGGCTCCTGCACCTGATGCCGCACGCAGCACCATAATGAGTTATGCCGAGCTTCAGTTTATCCTTGCGGAGGCACGGGAGAAAGGTATGATCACTACCGGTAATGCCGAAACCTATTACCTGAATGGCATCAATGCAAATTTTGATTTTTACGAAAGCATTGTACCGGTATCGTACAATATTGATTTGACTTTGCCGGCAGGTTATCTCACACAACCAGAAGTTGCTTATACTGGTTCAACTACCGATAAGCTTAGAAAAATCGGCACTCAAAAATGGATTGCCCTATTCTTTAACGGACTTGAGGCTTGGTTTGATTGGAGACGCACCAATATTCCGGCCTTGGTTCCTGCGCAGGATAACTTAAATGATGACAAAATTCCGGTACGGTATATCTATCCTACTATTGAGCAATCTTTAAATGGTACCAACCGAAACGAAGCCGTAGGCCGTCAAGGATCAGATGACCTCAATACCCGCGTGTGGTGGGATGTTAACTGA
- a CDS encoding sulfatase-like hydrolase/transferase: MKKIYTLILLLTVANIVTAQKLKTENIFIITLDGLRWQELFTGADSLLITNKQYVGDPLDLKRRFWEETPEARRKTLMPFFWSEIAGKGQLYGNRNLNSKVDCSNYMWFSYPGYSEILCGFADDDRINSNNKIDNPNVTVLEYLNRMPAYKGKVAAFCSWDVFPFIINRQRSGIPVNAGFEMASGASLTEREKFLNEFQSQIPSPWGGVRLDGFTHHYALEYIKKNKPKVVYIAYGETDDFAHDGKYDAYLKSAHQTDKFIENLWKYVQATPEYKDKTTFIITTDHGRGTEPIDTWRSHGTKIDGAGHIWFAVIGPDTPTLGEVKESKQYYQNQVAKTAAAFLGIEYTNEKPVGEVVKSMIKMK, translated from the coding sequence ATGAAAAAAATCTATACACTTATTCTTCTGTTGACAGTAGCGAATATCGTTACGGCACAGAAATTAAAAACCGAAAATATTTTTATCATCACGCTTGACGGTCTCCGTTGGCAGGAACTTTTTACCGGGGCTGATTCCCTGCTGATCACAAACAAGCAGTATGTGGGCGACCCGCTTGATTTGAAACGGAGGTTTTGGGAGGAGACACCCGAAGCGAGAAGAAAAACATTAATGCCATTTTTCTGGAGTGAAATTGCCGGCAAAGGTCAGCTTTACGGTAATCGAAATCTTAACAGTAAAGTGGACTGCTCAAATTATATGTGGTTTTCTTACCCTGGGTATAGTGAAATACTTTGTGGCTTTGCCGATGATGACCGAATCAATAGTAACAATAAAATAGATAACCCCAATGTAACGGTACTCGAATACCTTAACCGCATGCCTGCTTACAAAGGTAAAGTGGCTGCCTTTTGTTCATGGGATGTTTTCCCCTTTATTATTAACCGGCAACGTAGCGGTATTCCGGTAAATGCAGGGTTTGAAATGGCATCAGGTGCTTCATTAACAGAACGGGAGAAATTTTTAAATGAATTTCAATCGCAAATCCCCAGTCCGTGGGGAGGCGTTCGGTTGGATGGGTTTACACACCATTATGCATTAGAATACATAAAGAAGAATAAACCTAAAGTGGTTTATATCGCCTATGGTGAAACCGATGATTTTGCCCATGATGGAAAGTATGATGCGTATTTAAAATCGGCCCATCAAACCGATAAGTTTATTGAAAACTTGTGGAAGTATGTGCAGGCAACCCCGGAATACAAGGACAAAACAACCTTTATTATTACCACCGATCATGGAAGGGGAACAGAACCAATCGATACCTGGCGGAGCCACGGAACCAAAATAGATGGTGCGGGGCATATCTGGTTTGCAGTTATCGGTCCTGACACACCTACCTTGGGTGAAGTGAAAGAAAGCAAACAATATTACCAGAATCAGGTAGCTAAAACAGCGGCTGCTTTTCTGGGTATAGAATACACCAATGAAAAACCGGTTGGCGAAGTGGTCAAGTCAATGATCAAAATGAAATGA
- a CDS encoding metallophosphoesterase → MRFWILGLFLYSIAGCKKEDKPLSTYKAFVEIDSASTSPLLSKLYEKYKPLKHPEIPLTEKWMEGWMFMVGSPDERLQAEVKPVSGDRVDLPHRINKPDCTIWYKKEISISADGFLFIQADDGAQLFVNGDRVKRFTANYFPVTKSDTEVIVRVLNNAMSGGLRAVAFISKKEFLKHSQTLGAFLQLKQAVEKVLLLQNPEMNLIEMAIQAIADPEGENRDRLMAMVSDYPFITGPWIQRNDQNDFTIKAWIESSTSVQLRYGFSPERLDKYLVETCSRCTFTLNDLPDSVTVFYELSAGKTISPRYSFSTNEPRSFSFNIWADSQSGWKDFATHISNTLTYSDAFGIGIGDLVGNGSNEEEWIMFFNLLGASAAGRPYYLIAGNHDYDGYYDDLVPMHYNQLIKNRPTYRAWTFGNGAFIALDPNERFPIGIPEDSEQSRWFYDQLQSDQWKSATWRFVLIHQPPYSQGWPSYEGEKVIRDLLEPVIETAQIDFVVSGHTHDYERLTKKYGNQKTTFLIVGGAGGSLEPVESSLHPKMDTVIKQHHMGRFFIDGTKLRFEVRGLENQMLDFFEQVK, encoded by the coding sequence ATGAGGTTTTGGATCTTAGGTTTGTTTTTATATTCTATTGCAGGTTGCAAAAAGGAAGACAAGCCTTTATCAACCTATAAGGCGTTTGTTGAAATTGATTCAGCATCAACATCTCCGTTGCTTAGTAAACTATATGAAAAGTATAAGCCACTGAAGCACCCTGAAATTCCACTTACAGAAAAATGGATGGAAGGTTGGATGTTTATGGTGGGCAGTCCAGATGAAAGGCTGCAAGCAGAAGTAAAACCTGTTTCAGGTGATCGGGTTGACCTGCCGCACCGCATCAACAAACCAGACTGTACCATCTGGTACAAGAAAGAGATTTCGATTTCGGCAGATGGTTTTCTTTTCATACAGGCAGATGATGGCGCGCAGCTTTTTGTAAACGGAGACAGGGTTAAGCGTTTTACAGCGAATTATTTTCCGGTTACGAAGAGCGATACGGAAGTAATTGTGCGTGTGTTGAATAATGCCATGAGCGGAGGTTTAAGAGCCGTTGCTTTTATTTCAAAGAAAGAATTTTTAAAACACAGCCAAACCTTAGGTGCATTTCTTCAGTTGAAACAGGCTGTTGAAAAAGTTCTATTGTTGCAGAATCCGGAAATGAATTTAATTGAAATGGCCATTCAGGCGATAGCTGATCCGGAAGGTGAAAACCGTGACAGGCTAATGGCAATGGTTAGTGACTATCCGTTTATAACGGGTCCATGGATACAGCGAAATGATCAAAATGACTTTACTATTAAAGCCTGGATTGAGAGTAGTACATCCGTTCAATTACGCTACGGGTTTTCACCTGAACGATTGGACAAGTACCTTGTTGAAACCTGCAGCCGTTGCACATTTACCCTGAATGATCTTCCTGATAGCGTAACTGTATTTTATGAGCTTAGTGCTGGCAAAACGATTTCGCCTCGGTACAGTTTTTCAACAAATGAACCAAGGTCTTTCTCCTTTAACATCTGGGCCGACAGCCAGTCGGGATGGAAGGATTTTGCCACCCATATTTCAAACACATTAACCTATTCGGATGCCTTCGGTATTGGCATTGGTGATTTGGTGGGCAATGGATCGAATGAAGAAGAATGGATAATGTTCTTCAACCTGCTGGGTGCATCTGCAGCCGGCAGACCCTACTACTTAATAGCCGGTAATCATGATTATGATGGGTATTATGATGACCTGGTACCGATGCACTACAACCAGCTTATTAAAAATAGACCAACCTATCGAGCCTGGACATTTGGTAATGGTGCTTTTATAGCCCTCGATCCGAATGAACGTTTCCCGATTGGTATCCCCGAAGATTCTGAGCAGTCCCGTTGGTTTTATGATCAACTACAATCCGATCAATGGAAATCAGCCACATGGCGGTTTGTGTTAATCCATCAGCCACCCTACTCACAAGGATGGCCCAGCTACGAAGGTGAAAAGGTTATTAGGGATTTATTGGAACCGGTTATTGAAACGGCACAAATCGATTTTGTGGTTTCAGGGCACACGCACGATTATGAACGGCTAACAAAGAAATACGGAAATCAAAAAACTACTTTCCTGATTGTCGGTGGTGCAGGTGGTTCGTTGGAGCCCGTAGAATCTTCTTTGCACCCCAAAATGGATACCGTAATCAAGCAACATCACATGGGAAGATTTTTTATTGACGGAACCAAACTCCGTTTTGAAGTCAGGGGACTGGAGAATCAGATGCTCGATTTTTTTGAACAAGTGAAATAG
- a CDS encoding alanine dehydrogenase, which produces MKSIKLGIIREGKVPPDKRVPFTPLQTEEIEQRFPNVKVVCQASDVRAFNDEEYRELGIEITPDVSDCDILMGIKEVPVDQLVAHKTYFFFSHTIKKQPYNKRMLQEILKRKIRLIDYETLKDRLGNRLVAFGRYAGIVGAYNGLWTYGKRYGGYSLRRAFECFDVNDLKLELRKVKLPPVKIILTGAGRVGKGAMETLDSAGIRKVGAYDFLAKTFDEPVYVQLGSADYHIRREGGHFNRDEFHQHPERYDSTFLSFTKVADFLMAGAFWNPKAPVLFTREEMCSPEFKIKIIADITCDLGGSIPSTIRVSTIPDPLYDFDPHSGIEQPALSEEKHITVMAVDNLPCELPRSASEEFGKDLIDKILPLLFESDREGVIKRATIAKSGHLTENYEYLADYVAV; this is translated from the coding sequence ATGAAGTCTATCAAACTCGGCATCATCCGCGAAGGCAAAGTTCCGCCCGATAAACGCGTCCCATTTACTCCCTTGCAAACCGAAGAAATTGAGCAGCGGTTTCCTAACGTTAAAGTTGTATGTCAAGCCAGCGATGTACGCGCCTTTAACGATGAGGAATACCGGGAATTGGGTATTGAAATAACACCCGATGTAAGCGATTGTGATATACTGATGGGCATTAAGGAGGTGCCTGTCGATCAACTTGTGGCACACAAAACCTATTTCTTCTTCTCGCATACTATTAAGAAGCAGCCTTATAATAAAAGAATGCTCCAGGAAATCCTGAAAAGAAAAATCAGGTTGATTGACTATGAAACCCTGAAAGACCGTTTGGGAAACAGGCTGGTAGCCTTTGGCCGATATGCCGGAATTGTAGGCGCTTACAACGGATTATGGACTTATGGCAAGCGATATGGCGGATATTCTTTACGGAGAGCATTCGAATGTTTTGATGTTAACGATTTAAAACTGGAGTTACGGAAGGTAAAACTTCCCCCGGTTAAGATCATTCTTACCGGTGCCGGTCGCGTGGGCAAAGGCGCTATGGAAACGCTTGACTCAGCCGGTATTCGTAAAGTTGGGGCTTACGATTTTCTGGCAAAAACTTTTGATGAACCGGTTTATGTACAACTGGGCAGTGCCGACTATCACATCAGGCGCGAAGGCGGGCATTTCAACCGCGATGAATTTCACCAGCATCCGGAGCGCTACGATTCAACATTTCTTTCCTTCACCAAAGTGGCTGATTTTTTAATGGCCGGTGCGTTTTGGAACCCGAAAGCACCTGTGCTTTTTACCCGTGAGGAAATGTGTTCACCGGAGTTCAAAATAAAAATCATTGCCGACATCACATGCGATTTGGGTGGCTCTATTCCCAGCACGATAAGGGTAAGCACAATTCCTGATCCTTTATATGACTTCGATCCGCATTCAGGCATTGAACAACCAGCCTTGAGCGAGGAAAAGCATATTACCGTAATGGCGGTTGACAACCTGCCGTGTGAATTGCCCCGAAGTGCTTCAGAAGAATTTGGTAAAGACCTTATTGATAAAATATTGCCATTACTTTTTGAAAGTGATCGCGAAGGGGTTATTAAACGTGCCACCATTGCCAAAAGCGGGCACCTGACAGAAAACTATGAATACCTGGCCGACTATGTGGCTGTATGA
- a CDS encoding isoprenylcysteine carboxylmethyltransferase family protein: MEKYSLLILSWVVYFVLHSVLAADRVKSYFSQSLGKGYRYYRLLYVGLESDAQEQFKADGILKYVRHPIYSATVLIVIAFWLFIPNVTTLVSACCIFSYLAIGIPLEERKLIKKYGEAYREYKDRVPSIMPKIKP, encoded by the coding sequence ATGGAGAAATACAGTTTATTGATTTTAAGTTGGGTTGTGTACTTCGTGCTTCATAGTGTGTTGGCAGCAGATAGAGTGAAGTCATATTTCAGTCAAAGCTTAGGTAAAGGATACCGGTACTACAGGTTACTGTACGTGGGACTGGAATCGGATGCGCAGGAGCAATTCAAAGCCGATGGCATTTTGAAGTATGTTCGCCACCCGATTTATTCGGCTACCGTTTTAATAGTCATTGCGTTTTGGTTATTTATACCCAATGTGACCACATTGGTATCGGCTTGTTGTATTTTTAGTTATCTGGCGATAGGAATTCCGTTGGAGGAACGGAAGCTGATTAAAAAATATGGAGAAGCCTATCGCGAATATAAGGATAGGGTGCCTTCGATTATGCCGAAGATAAAGCCCTGA
- a CDS encoding glutamate--tRNA ligase, translating into MKDVRVRFAPSPTGALHIGGVRTALYNFLLARQQGGTMILRIEDTDQNRYVPGAEEYIMESLDWAGIKIDEGVREGGPYAPYRQSERKHLYQQYAQQLLSSGHAYYAFDTEQEIEALRERQKAAGSDQQQYSSATRSAMRNSLTLSSEDTRKLLDSGVNYVIRFKIPENQTVVLNDLIRGEVTVNTTQLDDKVLMKSDGMPTYHLANVVDDYLMKISHVIRGEEWLPSAPLHVLLYKAFGWEKDMPRFAHLPLLLKPDGNGKLSKRDADRMGFPIFPLNWTDPSTGEQSTGYKESGYLPEALINFLAFLGWNPGTEQEIFSMHELIQAFSVERIGKAGAKFDIQKAQWFNQQYLRAKTDQELAAFLLEQLKLENISCTQEKAENICALMKERITFPQELWEHGKFFFRAPESFDESVVTKKWNDDAVKVITAYRDAVEKLNAFDATIAKETLEQVTASLQIGTGKILQALRVAMSGLGGGPDLMMIMEIIGKDEVVGRLTFALQNLKQKVS; encoded by the coding sequence ATGAAAGATGTTCGTGTGCGGTTTGCCCCGAGTCCTACGGGGGCGTTACATATAGGCGGGGTCCGAACGGCCTTGTATAATTTTTTACTTGCCCGTCAGCAGGGCGGCACCATGATTCTTCGCATTGAAGATACCGACCAGAACCGGTACGTGCCCGGAGCGGAAGAATATATTATGGAATCGCTAGACTGGGCTGGCATAAAAATCGATGAAGGCGTTCGGGAAGGTGGCCCTTATGCCCCCTATCGCCAATCAGAGCGCAAGCACCTTTACCAGCAATATGCACAACAGCTTTTAAGCAGCGGGCATGCTTACTATGCTTTTGATACCGAGCAGGAAATTGAAGCCTTGCGTGAGCGCCAAAAAGCAGCCGGCTCCGACCAGCAGCAGTACAGCAGCGCAACGCGTTCAGCCATGCGCAATTCCCTTACACTTAGTTCAGAAGACACAAGGAAATTACTTGATTCCGGGGTGAACTATGTCATCCGGTTTAAGATTCCTGAAAACCAAACCGTGGTGTTGAATGATTTGATACGCGGTGAAGTAACGGTGAACACAACGCAGTTGGATGATAAAGTGCTGATGAAATCAGACGGGATGCCCACCTATCACCTTGCCAACGTGGTTGACGATTACCTGATGAAGATTTCGCATGTCATCCGTGGTGAAGAGTGGCTGCCATCAGCCCCGCTTCATGTTTTGTTGTACAAGGCATTTGGGTGGGAAAAGGATATGCCACGGTTTGCTCACCTACCCTTGTTGTTAAAACCGGATGGCAACGGCAAACTCAGTAAGCGCGATGCCGACCGCATGGGTTTTCCTATTTTTCCGCTTAACTGGACTGACCCCAGCACAGGTGAACAATCAACCGGATACAAAGAGTCAGGATACTTGCCTGAAGCCTTGATCAATTTCCTCGCGTTTTTGGGATGGAACCCCGGAACTGAGCAAGAGATTTTTTCAATGCATGAATTGATACAGGCATTTAGCGTTGAACGGATTGGCAAGGCCGGGGCAAAGTTTGACATTCAAAAAGCACAGTGGTTCAATCAGCAATACTTGCGGGCCAAAACCGATCAGGAACTTGCAGCTTTTTTACTGGAACAATTAAAACTCGAAAATATTTCCTGTACACAGGAGAAGGCAGAAAACATCTGTGCCCTGATGAAGGAGCGGATCACCTTTCCACAAGAGCTATGGGAACACGGTAAATTCTTTTTCAGGGCGCCTGAATCGTTTGATGAAAGTGTTGTGACCAAGAAATGGAATGACGATGCGGTTAAGGTAATAACCGCTTACCGCGATGCCGTTGAAAAATTAAATGCATTCGATGCAACAATAGCCAAAGAAACATTGGAACAGGTTACCGCCTCGCTGCAGATTGGAACGGGCAAAATCCTTCAGGCATTGCGTGTTGCGATGAGTGGATTGGGTGGGGGACCTGACCTGATGATGATCATGGAAATCATCGGCAAAGATGAAGTCGTGGGTCGCTTAACGTTTGCATTACAAAATCTGAAACAAAAAGTCAGCTGA